From Shewanella yunxiaonensis, the proteins below share one genomic window:
- the lexA gene encoding transcriptional repressor LexA codes for MRPLTPRQAQILELIKHNIAETGMPPTRAEIASRLGFKSANAAEEHLKALAKKGCIEIMPGTSRGIRLPMDETAQEETGLPLIGQVAAGEPILAQQHVEQYYQVDPAMFHPSADFLLRVRGDSMKNIGILEGDLLAVHKVQEARNGQVVVARVEDDVTVKRFEKKGNIVLLHPENDDYQPIRVDLTCQPLTIEGLAVGVIRNGDWL; via the coding sequence ATGAGACCACTGACACCACGACAAGCGCAAATACTGGAGCTGATTAAGCACAATATTGCCGAGACCGGTATGCCGCCAACACGGGCCGAAATTGCCAGTCGTTTAGGCTTTAAAAGCGCAAACGCGGCAGAAGAACACCTTAAAGCACTGGCCAAAAAAGGGTGTATTGAAATCATGCCGGGCACCTCCCGCGGTATCCGATTACCTATGGATGAAACCGCTCAAGAAGAAACCGGCTTGCCGCTAATTGGCCAGGTAGCCGCTGGTGAACCTATTCTGGCGCAGCAACACGTAGAGCAATATTACCAGGTGGATCCGGCCATGTTTCATCCCAGTGCTGATTTTCTGTTACGCGTACGCGGTGACAGTATGAAAAACATCGGCATTCTTGAAGGCGATCTGCTTGCCGTGCACAAAGTGCAAGAAGCGCGTAATGGACAAGTTGTGGTTGCCCGCGTTGAAGATGATGTCACCGTTAAGCGGTTTGAAAAGAAAGGCAACATCGTTTTACTACATCCTGAAAATGATGATTATCAACCGATTAGAGTGGACCTCACCTGTCAGCCACTGACCATTGAAGGTCTGGCCGTAGGCGTAATTCGTAATGGAGACTGGCTATGA
- a CDS encoding VOC family protein, producing the protein MKIAHYEQGYPCWSELASTQYEQAKVFYQRLFNWQYQDMPLPQGAYAIASLHGEDVGAIYQQQAQQNMPSQWIAYFAVDSVDATITAVHAAGGQLLLGPHQVGDAGRMAMFTDPDGAKFAVWQANNHPGAGRFDETNSLCWVELVCKNPKTARDFYPQIFGWLPRISSNPDFDYTEWQLADVSLGGMMQMPREWGAMAPYWMLYFAVDDCDATVEVASEMGGTILVPPNDIPEVGRFAVLNDPTGATFAIIRLSPVL; encoded by the coding sequence ATGAAGATTGCACATTATGAACAGGGATACCCCTGCTGGAGTGAACTGGCCAGTACCCAGTACGAGCAAGCTAAGGTGTTTTACCAGCGTCTCTTTAATTGGCAGTATCAGGATATGCCATTACCGCAAGGGGCATATGCTATTGCCAGTCTGCATGGTGAGGATGTCGGTGCTATTTATCAACAACAAGCGCAGCAAAACATGCCGAGCCAATGGATCGCCTATTTCGCCGTAGATAGTGTGGATGCAACGATAACGGCGGTACATGCGGCTGGTGGTCAGTTATTACTGGGACCACATCAAGTGGGGGACGCGGGGCGCATGGCGATGTTTACCGATCCAGACGGCGCCAAATTTGCGGTATGGCAGGCCAACAATCATCCTGGCGCAGGACGCTTTGATGAAACCAACAGTTTGTGTTGGGTCGAGTTGGTGTGCAAAAATCCAAAGACTGCCCGTGATTTTTATCCGCAGATTTTTGGCTGGCTGCCGCGTATCAGTAGCAATCCTGATTTTGACTATACCGAGTGGCAGTTGGCCGATGTGAGCCTGGGCGGTATGATGCAAATGCCGCGGGAATGGGGGGCGATGGCGCCTTATTGGATGCTGTATTTTGCGGTTGACGATTGTGATGCCACCGTGGAAGTCGCATCGGAGATGGGAGGCACGATATTGGTGCCTCCCAATGACATCCCAGAGGTGGGGCGATTCGCTGTGCTCAACGACCCAACCGGCGCGACTTTTGCCATTATCCGTTTGTCGCCAGTGCTTTAA
- the mtr gene encoding tryptophan permease, with translation MNTQDVSAKAPSLLGGAMIIAGTTVGAGMFSLPVVGAGMWFGYSVVMLLVVWFCMLMSGLLLLETNLHFEPGASFDTLTRKTLGQFWRVLNGASIAFVLYILTYAYISGGGSIVNHYLAGSGVSLPQSAAALMFALVLSVIVFISTKAVDRVTSIMIGGMVISFLLAIGHLFSGVDSVKLWQPDGPQHFTPYLWAAIPFGLASFGYHGNVPSLVKYYGHRPALIVKALFIGTFIALVIYLGWLVATMGNLQRSAFSAIIEQGGNMGVLVAALSKTMPSGMLDTMLTLFANLAVASSFLGVTLGLFDYVADLFGFDDSRIGRIKTALVTFIPPTVMGVLFPNGFLIAIGFAALAATIWAVIVPALMAYRSRQMFAEAKRFQVPGGTALIVVIVAFGVLTAACHLLVMADILPQFRG, from the coding sequence ATGAACACTCAGGATGTCAGCGCCAAAGCCCCCTCCCTGCTTGGCGGTGCAATGATTATTGCGGGTACCACTGTCGGTGCCGGCATGTTTTCTCTGCCAGTGGTTGGCGCCGGTATGTGGTTTGGTTATTCGGTCGTCATGTTGCTGGTGGTGTGGTTCTGCATGTTAATGTCCGGGCTGTTACTGCTGGAAACTAACCTGCATTTTGAACCCGGCGCCAGCTTTGACACCCTGACCCGCAAGACCCTCGGACAGTTCTGGCGGGTCCTGAATGGGGCCTCCATTGCCTTTGTGCTATACATCCTGACTTATGCCTATATCAGCGGCGGCGGTTCTATCGTCAATCACTATCTCGCCGGCTCTGGGGTGAGTCTGCCGCAGAGCGCCGCAGCGCTGATGTTTGCGCTGGTGTTGTCGGTAATTGTATTTATCAGTACCAAAGCCGTTGATCGCGTGACCTCCATTATGATCGGCGGCATGGTGATTAGTTTCCTGTTGGCGATTGGTCATCTATTTTCCGGGGTAGACAGTGTGAAATTGTGGCAGCCTGACGGACCACAACACTTTACACCTTACCTGTGGGCAGCCATTCCGTTCGGGCTGGCAAGCTTCGGTTATCACGGCAACGTCCCATCTTTGGTGAAGTATTACGGCCATCGTCCAGCATTGATCGTTAAGGCACTGTTTATCGGGACCTTCATCGCCTTGGTTATCTATCTTGGGTGGCTGGTGGCGACCATGGGGAACCTGCAACGTAGTGCTTTTTCGGCAATTATTGAGCAGGGTGGCAACATGGGCGTACTGGTGGCGGCATTGAGTAAAACTATGCCCTCCGGAATGCTGGATACCATGTTGACCTTATTCGCAAACCTGGCGGTTGCATCGTCTTTCCTAGGAGTAACGCTGGGCTTGTTCGATTATGTGGCAGATCTGTTTGGCTTCGATGATAGCCGCATTGGTCGGATTAAAACCGCGTTGGTCACCTTTATTCCCCCAACAGTTATGGGGGTGTTGTTTCCGAACGGCTTCCTGATCGCAATCGGTTTCGCAGCGCTCGCGGCCACTATCTGGGCTGTGATAGTGCCAGCGCTGATGGCTTACCGTTCTCGGCAGATGTTTGCCGAAGCTAAACGTTTCCAGGTACCTGGTGGCACCGCGTTAATTGTGGTAATCGTCGCGTTTGGCGTATTAACCGCAGCATGTCATCTGTTGGTGATGGCGGATATTTTGCCGCAATTTCGCGGATAA
- the greB gene encoding transcription elongation factor GreB translates to MSNAHLITRKGWEALDRELKYLWKQYRPEITLKVQEAAAQGDRSENADYTYNKRLLRQIDRRVRYLAKRLDELTIVDYSHKQEGKIFFGAWVELENDAGTVVQYRIVGKDEIDTKKGYITIDSPMARALIGKQVDDEVRVQTPSGLKEWYVNAIQYQPFKPEEE, encoded by the coding sequence ATGAGTAATGCACATCTGATCACCCGCAAGGGATGGGAAGCGCTGGATCGGGAACTGAAATATCTCTGGAAACAGTATCGCCCTGAAATTACGCTAAAAGTTCAGGAAGCTGCCGCACAAGGTGATCGCTCAGAGAACGCCGATTACACCTACAATAAGCGTCTTTTGCGACAAATTGATCGCCGGGTACGTTACCTGGCTAAACGTCTGGACGAACTGACTATCGTTGATTACTCCCACAAACAGGAAGGCAAAATCTTTTTTGGTGCCTGGGTCGAGTTGGAGAATGACGCGGGCACAGTCGTGCAGTACCGGATTGTTGGCAAAGACGAGATCGACACCAAGAAGGGCTACATCACTATCGATTCCCCGATGGCCAGAGCGCTTATTGGTAAACAGGTAGATGATGAAGTCAGAGTTCAGACGCCATCGGGCCTAAAAGAATGGTATGTTAATGCAATTCAATACCAGCCCTTTAAACCAGAAGAGGAGTGA
- the plsB gene encoding glycerol-3-phosphate 1-O-acyltransferase PlsB yields MSKQDSIWRTSLRWLQRQLVHTVVVPQDPFTDLNLDPSKPMAYVVKTESLSDIAALADVTDKLGLPSPYAPLVVGDEHLPRVVCLEGAKPLFGSRKGILPFLNSFTQLLNLHKSDRSLDIQLVPVSLYWGRTPGKEDDSMRAAVFERENPTWLRKFLMILFLGRDNFVQFSNAVSLRFMADEHGTDQAIAHKLSRVARVHFRRQRKVMTGPVLPNRQALFADLLQSENLIKAIKEEADSKKSTEIEARSQAEAYLDEIAADYSDSLIRVSKRLLTLLWHKLYRGISIRGAEHVRQLHHDGHEIVYVPCHRSHMDYLLLSYLLYFEGMVPPHIAAGINLNFWPAGPLFRRGGAFFIRRSFNGNKLYTAVFKEYLDQLFAKGYSVEYFTEGGRSRTGRLLSPKTGMLAMTVNSVLRGIDRPVTLVPVYLGYDHVMEVATYLKELSGRKKQKESVWQVLGAVRKLGNFGRVYVNFGEPINLQSFLTAAAPDWRDEMSAEPDQKPVWLTPMVNNLASRVMTHINDAAAATSVALISLVLLSTKQHALARKTLEAQLDFYLDLLQQVPYTSYGSVAEGDGHELLRQGIELNKFCVDNDGLGDIVSIDEKVAITMTYYRNNVLHLFAIPALVASCLLRAELSSREQLRDVLPKFFALLQAELFMGQKALPHYIDAILQRFEAAGYLTPGTLKVTESGINTLGLLAETMGETLQRYAIIFNLLSAHPEIERGDLESESHLLASRLGALHGITAPEFYDKKLYAMLSIRLKELGYLCGSDNQQAIHQMRDYTNLLLRPEIRKTIEDSIQIRQES; encoded by the coding sequence ATGTCCAAACAAGACTCAATCTGGCGCACATCGCTGCGTTGGCTGCAGCGGCAGCTGGTGCACACAGTGGTTGTGCCACAGGATCCATTCACTGACTTGAATCTGGATCCATCAAAACCAATGGCGTATGTGGTGAAAACCGAATCCCTCAGTGATATTGCTGCATTAGCAGATGTCACCGATAAGCTGGGATTGCCAAGTCCGTACGCTCCTCTCGTGGTGGGTGATGAACACTTGCCACGTGTGGTTTGCCTGGAAGGGGCTAAACCGCTGTTCGGGAGCCGCAAAGGTATACTGCCGTTTCTTAACAGCTTTACCCAACTGTTAAATCTGCATAAATCTGACCGTTCACTGGATATCCAGCTGGTGCCGGTAAGCCTTTATTGGGGACGTACCCCTGGCAAAGAAGACGACTCGATGCGCGCTGCGGTATTTGAGCGGGAGAACCCTACCTGGCTGCGTAAGTTTCTGATGATCCTTTTTCTTGGTCGTGACAACTTTGTGCAGTTTTCCAATGCGGTGTCATTGCGCTTCATGGCGGATGAACATGGCACCGACCAAGCGATTGCACACAAATTATCGCGGGTGGCTCGGGTACATTTCCGCCGTCAGCGTAAAGTGATGACCGGTCCGGTATTGCCCAATCGGCAGGCACTGTTTGCCGACCTGCTGCAGTCAGAAAATCTGATCAAGGCAATCAAAGAGGAAGCGGACAGCAAGAAGAGCACCGAAATAGAAGCGCGTTCTCAGGCCGAAGCTTATCTGGACGAAATCGCCGCTGACTATTCTGATAGTCTCATTCGCGTCTCCAAACGACTACTCACGCTGTTGTGGCACAAGCTCTATCGCGGGATTTCTATTCGAGGCGCGGAGCATGTGCGGCAACTGCATCATGATGGCCATGAAATTGTCTATGTACCGTGCCATCGTAGCCACATGGATTATCTGTTGCTGTCTTACCTGCTGTATTTCGAAGGCATGGTGCCACCGCATATTGCCGCAGGGATTAACCTCAATTTTTGGCCGGCCGGGCCGTTATTCCGACGGGGTGGGGCATTCTTCATTCGGCGGAGTTTCAATGGCAATAAGCTCTATACCGCCGTATTTAAAGAATATCTCGATCAACTGTTTGCTAAGGGCTACTCGGTAGAGTATTTCACCGAAGGTGGCCGTTCCCGCACTGGCAGATTGCTGTCACCTAAAACCGGGATGCTGGCGATGACGGTCAATTCTGTACTGCGTGGCATTGATCGGCCTGTAACCTTAGTCCCGGTTTATCTGGGCTATGACCATGTGATGGAAGTGGCGACCTATCTGAAAGAGCTTAGCGGACGGAAGAAGCAAAAAGAGTCAGTATGGCAGGTCCTCGGTGCTGTGCGTAAATTAGGTAACTTTGGCCGGGTATATGTGAACTTTGGCGAACCGATTAACCTGCAAAGCTTTTTAACCGCTGCGGCTCCTGATTGGCGTGATGAAATGTCCGCTGAGCCGGATCAAAAGCCCGTATGGCTGACCCCGATGGTGAATAATCTTGCCAGTCGAGTGATGACACATATCAACGATGCGGCTGCGGCCACGTCGGTTGCCCTGATTAGTCTGGTGTTGTTGTCCACCAAGCAACATGCCTTAGCGCGTAAGACGTTAGAAGCGCAACTGGATTTCTATTTGGATCTGCTGCAGCAGGTGCCTTATACCAGTTATGGTTCGGTGGCCGAAGGCGATGGTCATGAATTATTGCGCCAGGGCATAGAGCTGAATAAATTTTGTGTAGATAATGATGGACTTGGTGATATTGTTTCGATTGACGAAAAAGTCGCAATTACCATGACTTATTATCGCAACAACGTGCTGCATTTGTTTGCGATCCCGGCATTGGTTGCCAGCTGTTTGCTGCGTGCAGAACTGAGCAGTCGGGAACAGCTACGGGACGTTTTGCCGAAGTTTTTCGCGTTACTGCAGGCGGAACTGTTCATGGGACAAAAGGCGTTGCCGCATTATATCGATGCGATATTACAACGTTTTGAAGCAGCCGGTTACCTGACACCGGGGACGTTAAAGGTAACCGAAAGCGGTATTAACACCTTAGGCTTGCTTGCCGAGACAATGGGCGAGACCTTACAGCGTTATGCCATTATTTTTAATTTATTATCGGCGCATCCGGAAATTGAGCGGGGCGATTTGGAAAGCGAGAGTCATCTGCTAGCCAGTCGTTTGGGGGCTTTGCACGGTATCACTGCGCCAGAGTTTTACGATAAGAAGCTTTATGCCATGCTCAGCATCCGTTTGAAGGAGCTGGGGTATTTATGCGGCTCTGACAACCAGCAGGCAATCCACCAGATGCGGGATTACACCAATCTGCTGTTGCGGCCAGAGATCCGTAAAACCATTGAGGATAGTATCCAGATAAGACAGGAGTCTTGA
- a CDS encoding ribonuclease T2 family protein: protein MPITEYRFNLSGKVKTILSITLLLGICHNSLAAPVDDGSFIADRKCPLYQSKNKHTNPNNLFSTPGQEFIVKEVLGTPNPHWFRVTTESPQAPLRWIAAECGHLKTPAIVAAPVANKCNLQQHFDSQVLALSWQSAFCELHGSNKPECKAISRKSYAAGHFTLHGLWPNNSNCGNSYGYCGAVKQQPKNFCDYPALPLDDKTSSTLKQLMPSYAYGSCLERHEYWKHGSCRDEQPNHYFQLATELAQQVNDATPLISFISYHLGGTVKKQDFINAWKQAFGAGSEHKLTLKCDNQMLTEIRISLPATIADDAPLTQLLTEAAAVRPGNCGRKFRIDRP from the coding sequence ATGCCAATCACTGAATATCGTTTTAATCTGAGCGGTAAGGTTAAAACCATATTAAGCATCACGCTGTTACTGGGGATCTGCCACAACAGCCTGGCTGCACCTGTCGATGACGGTAGCTTTATCGCCGATCGCAAATGTCCGTTATATCAATCGAAAAACAAGCACACCAACCCTAACAACCTGTTCAGTACGCCCGGACAAGAGTTTATTGTTAAAGAAGTGCTTGGAACGCCGAACCCACACTGGTTTAGGGTAACAACCGAGTCGCCTCAAGCGCCTTTACGCTGGATTGCCGCTGAATGCGGTCATCTCAAGACCCCGGCGATTGTTGCGGCCCCAGTCGCTAACAAATGTAATCTGCAGCAGCACTTCGACAGTCAGGTATTAGCCCTATCCTGGCAAAGTGCTTTTTGTGAGTTACATGGCAGCAATAAGCCGGAATGCAAAGCGATATCTCGCAAGAGTTATGCGGCGGGACATTTCACGCTGCACGGCTTATGGCCCAATAACAGCAATTGTGGCAACAGCTATGGTTATTGTGGTGCGGTCAAACAGCAACCGAAAAATTTCTGCGATTATCCAGCACTGCCTCTCGATGACAAAACATCTTCGACGTTAAAACAGCTGATGCCCAGCTATGCTTACGGCAGCTGTCTGGAACGACATGAGTATTGGAAACACGGTAGTTGCCGCGATGAACAGCCCAATCACTATTTCCAACTCGCCACCGAGCTCGCCCAACAGGTCAATGATGCGACACCACTTATCAGTTTCATCAGTTATCACCTCGGCGGCACAGTGAAAAAGCAGGATTTTATCAACGCCTGGAAACAAGCTTTTGGCGCCGGAAGTGAGCATAAGCTGACGCTGAAATGTGATAACCAGATGTTGACTGAAATCCGCATCTCACTGCCAGCAACCATTGCGGATGACGCCCCACTGACACAATTATTGACTGAAGCTGCAGCAGTTCGCCCAGGCAATTGTGGCCGAAAATTCCGTATCGACCGCCCTTAA